A region from the Corynebacterium halotolerans YIM 70093 = DSM 44683 genome encodes:
- a CDS encoding histidine phosphatase family protein has product MGTDNVTENGTENAIGNVAAPAAGDLPARSTLIILVRHGVTPTTGQVLPGRTPGLHLSEAGEEQARGVAERLDGLPLAAIYSSPMERAVETSRPTAERFGLSPVTCEGIVECDFGEWTGAQLAELSKLPEWQNVQKTPSSFRFPGGESFTEMQDRMVGSLGDIAARHKGEVVACFSHADPIKTVIAHLSGTPLDSFQRISTDPASISVAEFAPDGSSRMVLTNSRTGSLQYLREVAQP; this is encoded by the coding sequence ATGGGCACAGACAACGTCACTGAGAACGGCACCGAAAACGCAATCGGCAATGTGGCAGCTCCCGCGGCGGGTGACCTGCCCGCACGCTCGACCCTGATCATCCTGGTGCGCCACGGCGTCACCCCCACCACCGGCCAGGTGCTGCCCGGCCGCACTCCCGGCCTTCACCTGAGCGAGGCCGGGGAGGAGCAGGCGCGCGGGGTGGCGGAGCGCCTCGACGGGCTGCCGCTGGCCGCGATCTATTCGTCACCGATGGAGCGTGCCGTGGAGACCTCCCGGCCCACGGCGGAGCGTTTCGGGCTGTCCCCGGTCACCTGTGAGGGCATCGTGGAATGTGACTTCGGTGAGTGGACGGGCGCACAGCTCGCGGAACTCAGCAAGCTGCCCGAGTGGCAGAACGTCCAGAAAACTCCGTCGTCGTTTCGCTTTCCCGGTGGTGAGAGCTTCACCGAGATGCAGGATCGCATGGTCGGGTCTCTCGGGGACATCGCCGCCCGGCACAAGGGGGAGGTGGTCGCGTGCTTCAGCCACGCTGACCCGATCAAGACCGTGATCGCGCACCTTTCCGGCACACCACTCGACTCGTTTCAGCGCATCAGTACCGATCCCGCCTCGATCTCGGTTGCGGAGTTCGCCCCCGACGGCTCGTCCAGGATGGTGTTGACCAACTCACGGACGGGCTCGCTGCAGTACCTCCGGGAAGTGGCGCAACCGTGA